From the Anguilla anguilla isolate fAngAng1 chromosome 6, fAngAng1.pri, whole genome shotgun sequence genome, one window contains:
- the tctex1d1 gene encoding tctex1 domain-containing protein 1 — translation MSDVAKEKAARLLKKRTSVSSLSSHEVRAIGKTKDSISTVSYIDEPGHHDDNPRPTVQMENTYQLGPVKRFPVLTVNNILKDVLTSYLQEEKYEAELCRQMTKTISEVIKARVKDLMIPRYKIIVQINIGQLSNQNMRIGSRCLWDPGNDTFSSYAFKNSSLFAVASVYAVYFE, via the exons ATGTCAGACGTGGCGAAAGAGAAGGCGGCACGTCTTTTGAAGAAAAGAACCAGTGTGTCTTCACTCAGCAGCCATGAAGTCAGAGCCATTGGCAAGACCAAGGA ctCCATTAGCACAGTGTCCTACATCGATGAGCCAGGTCACCATGATGACAACCCCCGGCCCACCGTACAGATGGAGAACACCTACCAGCTTG GTCCAGTGAAACGCTTCCCGGTGCTCACTGTCAACAATATTCTGAAGGATGTGCTCACAAGTTATCTACAGGAGGAGAAGTATGAGGCTGAACTGTGTAGGCAGATGACAAAGACGATATCTGAG GTTATAAAAGCCAGAGTGAAGGACCTGATGATTCCACGCTACAAGATCATCGTGCAGATCAACATCGGGCAGCTGAGCAACCAGAACATGCGCATCGGCAGCCGGTGCCTGTGGGACCCTGGCAATGACACATTCTCCTCGTACGCCTTCAAGAACAGCTCCTTGTTCGCCGTCGCTAGCGTTTACGCTGTGTACTTTGAGTGA
- the LOC118230252 gene encoding relaxin-3-like isoform X1, giving the protein MALLRGTYQLEELVSSKRGVYFSVTSSVTPKANMKALLLPVVLLWVLWSVAQAQGEVTAVKLCGREFIRAVVYTCGGSRWRRIVEERELKGVEDTEDQNSLGLFGDSLGMDRAQRDLNQMLTTVCCQMGCRKSDLAFLC; this is encoded by the exons ATGGCACTGCTCAGAGGTACATATCAGCTTGAGGAGTTGGTCTCGAGCAAGAGgggtgtgtatttcagtgttaCCAGTTCAGTGACTCCGAAGGCCAACATGAAGGCACTGTTGTTACCTGTGGTGCTGTTGTGGGTGCTATGGTCGGTGGCACAGGCGCAGGGCGAGGTGACAGCTGTCAAACTGTGCGGCCGGGAGTTCATCCGCGCTGTGGTCTACACCTGTGGTGGTTCCCGGTGGAGGAGGATCGTTGAAGAGCGAGAGCTGAAAG GAGTTGAGGACACAGAGGACCAGAATTCCCTGGGGCTCTTTGGAGACAGCCTTGGGATGGACCGTGCACAGCGGGACCTGAACCAGATGCTGACCACCGTGTGCTGCCAGATGGGCTGCCGAAAGAGCGACCTGGCCTTCCTGTGCTGA
- the LOC118230252 gene encoding relaxin-3-like isoform X2, which produces MVVVRLEGTRLLSSRLCKAQGEVTAVKLCGREFIRAVVYTCGGSRWRRIVEERELKGVEDTEDQNSLGLFGDSLGMDRAQRDLNQMLTTVCCQMGCRKSDLAFLC; this is translated from the exons ATGGTTGTTGTTAGATTGGAAGGAACGCGCCTGCTCTCAAGCAGGCTATGCAAG GCGCAGGGCGAGGTGACAGCTGTCAAACTGTGCGGCCGGGAGTTCATCCGCGCTGTGGTCTACACCTGTGGTGGTTCCCGGTGGAGGAGGATCGTTGAAGAGCGAGAGCTGAAAG GAGTTGAGGACACAGAGGACCAGAATTCCCTGGGGCTCTTTGGAGACAGCCTTGGGATGGACCGTGCACAGCGGGACCTGAACCAGATGCTGACCACCGTGTGCTGCCAGATGGGCTGCCGAAAGAGCGACCTGGCCTTCCTGTGCTGA